In Gossypium arboreum isolate Shixiya-1 chromosome 5, ASM2569848v2, whole genome shotgun sequence, a single genomic region encodes these proteins:
- the LOC108453854 gene encoding E3 ubiquitin-protein ligase DIS1: MASVNPFFDDLQSKPEVIDPPQNDDIMDCEAVNDPTQAAIKPNVTVSSSVRELLECPVCLNAMYPPIHQCSNGHTLCSGCKPRVHNRCPTCRHELGNIRCLALEKVAASLELPCKYQSFGCIGIYPYYSKLKHESQCSYRPYSCPYAGSECSVIGDIPYLVAHLKDDHKVDMHNGSTFNHRYVKSNPHEVENATWMLTVFSCFGQYFCLHFEAFQLGISPVYIAFLRFMGDDNEAKNYSYSLEVGGNGRKMIWQGVPRSIRDSHRKVRDSFDGLIIQRNMALFFSGGDRKELKLRVTGRIWKEQ, encoded by the exons ATGGCATCTGTGAATCCATTTTTTGACGACTTGCAAAGTAAGCCTGAGGTTATTGATCCTCCACAAAATGACGACATTATGGATTGCGAAGCCGTTAATGATCCTACTCAAGCTGCTATTAAACCTAATGTGACTGTGTCTAGCAGCGTTCGTGAGCTGCTGGAGTGCCCTGTTTGCTTAAATGCAATGTACCCTCCAATTCATCAG TGTTCAAATGGACACACATTGTGTTCTGGTTGCAAGCCAAGGGTGCACAACCGGTGCCCCACATGCAGACATGAACTTGGTAATATTAGGTGTCTTGCGTTGGAGAAGGTTGCTGCATCTCTTGAGCTTCCCTGCAAATACCAGAGTTTTGGGTGCATAGGCATCTATCCGTATTACAGTAAGCTAAAACATGAGTCCCAATGTTCTTATAGGCCATATAGCTGCCCCTATGCTGGGTCAGAATGCAGTGTCATAGGTGATATTCCTTATCTTGTGGCCCATCTGAAAGATGATCACAAAGTTGACATGCACAATGGGAGCACTTTCAATCACCGTTATGTCAAATCAAACCCGCATGAAGTTGAGAATGCTACATGGATGCTAACG GTTTTCAGTTGCTTTGGTCAGTACTTTTGCCTACATTTTGAAGCCTTCCAGCTCGGAATCTCTCCCGTCTACATAGCATTCTTGCGGTTTATGGGTGACGATAACGAGGCAAAGAACTATAGCTACAGCCTCGAAGTGGGTGGGAATGGGAGAAAGATGATTTGGCAAGGGGTGCCAAGAAGCATAAGGGATAGTCATAGAAAGGTGCGTGACAGTTTCGATGGTCTCATAATACAACGCAACATGGCTCTGTTCTTCTCTGGGGGAGACCGGAAAGAATTGAAGCTTAGAGTGACAGGAAGGATATGGAAAGAGCAGTGA
- the LOC108451452 gene encoding receptor-like protein EIX1: MSSRRLFQLLVLFLGLFLRIKFANGCNLSAREDRILCKDKERQALLALKQSLVDDHGLLSSWGIRDCCQWKGVGCNQRTKLDLRPSFSDEPLRGTINPSLLQLQHLNFLYLSDNDFGSSQFPDFNDSLSRLSVTSFDWLYHLSFLKYLDLSSNHVGENSWLKLVNKLPLHLENLQLRSCGLHGTILSQPLNGSFASPIRVNNLSRNRLSSSSALKWLTNISSNLAELNLEYNNLIQASIPGIFRNMASLQHLYLTDNQLGDGIQGFIGNICTLKTLDPSRNNLTGLFPRLPPCIESSLEIFNLDWNSLQGPLPDFTRFLSLTNTLSLSHNQLNGSLSEGFSLASSNCSKLVVLVLDGNQLTGPLPNFCNTAFMSLEELDISHNRFNGTVTESLECLSRLKHLLASRNSMGGIISKTLFENLTELLSLDLSLNHLTLNFRSDWVAPFRLRHLSLSFCKVGPYFPKWLQAQNDLQHLDISGAGISDTITCIS, encoded by the exons ATGAGCTCCAGAAGGTTGTTTCAGCTTCTAGTCTTGTTTCTTGGGCTATTCTTGCGCATCAAATTTGCTAATGGCTGTAACCTAAGTGCACGAGAAGATAGAATCCTATGCAAAGACAAGGAGAGACAAGCTCTACTGGCGTTGAAGCAAAGCCTGGTCGATGATCATGGACTACTTTCTTCTTGGGGAATTCGTGATTGTTGTCAGTGGAAAGGTGTCGGATGCAACCAGCGAACCAAGCTTGATCTTCGTCCTTCCTTTAGTGATGAACCGCTGAGAGGTACCATTAATCCTTCACTGCTTCAACTTCAGCATTTGAATTTTCTATATCTCAGTGATAATGATTTTGGGAGCAGTCAGTTTCCGGATTTCAATGATTCCTTGAGCAGATTAAG CGTTACAAGCTTTGATTGGCTTTACCATCTATCTTTTCTAAAATATCTTGACCTTAGTTCCAACCATGTTGGAGAAAACAGTTGGCTGAAATTAGTGAATAAGCTCCCTCTTCATCTAGAGAATTTGCAGTTGAGGTCGTGTGGCCTTCATGGTACAATATTGTCCCAACCTCTAAACGGTTCTTTTGCATCTCCTATTAGAGTCAATAATCTCTCCAGAAACAGGCTTTCTTCTTCTTCTGCATTGAAATGGTTGACCAATATAAGTAGCAACCTTGCTGAACTTAACCTTGAATATAATAACTTGATCCAAGCCTCAATTCCAGGGATTTTCAGGAACATGGCTTCCCTTCAACATCTTTATCTCACGGACAATCAACTTGGAGATGGGATTCAAGGATTTATTGGGAACATATGTACTTTAAAAACATTGGACCCTTCCCGTAACAACTTGACTGGCTTGTTTCCCCGGTTGCCTCCGTGCATAGAGAGTTCATTGGAGATTTTCAACTTGGATTGGAACAGCCTTCAAGGTCCATTGCCTGATTTTACAAGGTTTCTTTCCTTGACAAATACACTCTCTCTCTCCCATAATCAATTGAATGGCTCTTTATCAGAAGGCTTTAGTCTAGCTTCTTCCAACTGTTCCAAGCTTGTTGTCTTGGTCCTGGATGGCAACCAACTTACTGGTCCATTACCCAATTTCTGTAATACTGCTTTCATGTCTTTGGAAGAGTTGGATATCAGTCACAACAGGTTCAACGGGACAGTGACTGAAAGTTTGGAGTGCCTGTCTAGGCTTAAGCATTTGCTTGCTTCTCGGAATTCCATGGGAGGTATCATATCTAAAACCCTTTTTGAAAATCTCACCGAATTGCTGTCACTCGACTTATCTTTGAACCATTTAACTCTAAATTTCAGAAGTGACTGGGTTGCCCCTTTTCGGTTGAGACATCTTTCTCTATCGTTTTGCAAAGTGGGGCCATACTTCCCAAAATGGCTTCAAGCTCAAAATGATTTACAGCATCTAGATATCTCTGGTGCTGGAATTTCAGACACCATTACTTGTATTTCTTGA
- the LOC108450447 gene encoding uncharacterized protein LOC108450447 — protein MAASSPAVTKSISETTAAAIKSTSTTATAAAAGVTATPLPPPPFQRMDTPPKTQRGLNKPKCIQCGNVARSRCPYRSCKSCCSKAQNPCHIHVLKSNSAFPEKTPSSSTPSSDQKSTQASSQATPLRVPSFRQLSNAFAQFDNLQVRTKKHLTRKDAVALNEWRFSKLKEFKDRNIEIENDAFDRYMQNVSLLEEVFSTKPMQDGSDEDEESKPSSTSQEDETLAMTSGLKLALRSNPVRSDNTRKRILQIVDQGIKKLQKSEPNNGATDPDDQNKLDNRLKKANPLWVERSSMLSDIMDKLNKARNEEDIKSCLEMKAQLYNQSTVSTPTEIKDPDTLNEQDIKNDTTPGKVANYPMPKLFASMEIDQETLNKVDAHFSSLEQIEDL, from the exons ATGGCGGCCTCTTCGCCAGCCGTGACGAAAAGCATCAGCGAAACAACCGCCGCCGCTATCAAGTCGACATCGACGACGGCTACAGCTGCTGCTGCTGGGGTAACAGCGACGCCTCTTCCTCCTCCACCGTTTCAGCGTATGGATACTCCTCCTAAGACACAGCGAGGGCTTAATAAACCCAAATGTATTCAGTGTGGCAATGTTGCTCGCTCCAG GTGTCCGTATCGCTCGTGCAAGAGTTGTTGCTCGAAAGCACAAAATCCATGCCATATTCATG TTTTAAAGTCAAATTCAGCTTTTCCAGAGAAGACACCGTCTTCAAGCACTCCGTCATCGGACCAGAAGTCAACTCAGGCTTCTTCTCAAGC GACTCCCTTAAGGGTTCCCTCATTTCGGCAACTTTCCAATGCTTTTGCACAGTTTGACAATCTGCAGGTCCGCACGAAGAAACACCTGACAAGAAAG GATGCTGTTGCCTTAAATGAATGGAGGTTTTCCAAGTTGAAGGAATTCAAGGACAGAAATATTGAAATTGAAAACGATGCTTTTGACCGGTACATGCAGAATGTTAGTTTACTTGAGGAAGTCTTTTCTACAAAACCTATGCAAGACGGGTCTGATGAGGATGAAGAGTCTAAGCCTAGCTCCACTTCACAGGAAGACGAGACCTTGGCAATGACTTCAGGTCTGAAGTTGGCACTAAGATCGAATCCTGTGAGATCTGATAACACCAGAAAGAGGATACTGCAAATTGTTGACCAGGGAATAAAAAAGCTTCAGAAAAGTGAACCTAACAATGGAGCTACTGATCCAGATGATCAAAATAAACTTGATAATAGGTTGAAGAAGGCAAATCCCTTGTGGGTCGAGAGATCTTCGATGTTAAGTGATATCATGGACAAGTTGAACAAAGCTCGAAATGAAGAGGATATAAAATCTTGTCTAGAGATGAAAGCACAACTTTACAATCAAAGCACAGTGTCTACTCCAACAGAAATTAAAGATCCCGACACGTTGAACGAGCAGGACATAAAGAACGACACAACTCCTGGAAAAGTAGCAAATTATCCAATGCCGAAATTGTTCGCATCGATGGAAATTGATCAAGAAACTCTCAACAAAGTTGATGCACATTTCTCTTCcctggagcagattgaagacttATAA
- the LOC108452091 gene encoding probable ADP-ribosylation factor GTPase-activating protein AGD11 isoform X1 — MIRSSIWKLEMSTQYEKSDPTPPTGSRSCLYDLLCSDTPRWDRPSDADTTSWLLRKETWRSFGPQARLERMLEDTGNRVCADCGSPDPKWVSLSIGVFICIKCSGVHRSLGSHISKVLSVKLDEWTEDQVDGLVNLGGNIVVNNKYEAFLPNNLKKPRPDSSIEERSDFIKRKYEMQQFLEGEQTSCRLQPHHRTPSSTLPLPPGYPLLNEKKHSEKQSRHRIGNRFRNSWGRKDSDHLKISKKSNSLAGMVEFVGLIKVNVVKGTNLAVRDMLSSDPYVILALGHQSVKTRVIKNNLNPVWNESLMLSIPENIPPLRVIVYDKDTFTTDDFMGDAEIDIQPLVAAAKAYEKSKIQESMQLGKCVANRDNNFLKDGIINLADGKVKQEISFRLQNVERGTLEIELECVPLTQ; from the exons ATGATTAGGTCTTCAATTTGGAAGCTGGAGATGTCTACCCAGTACGAAAAATCGGATCCCACGCCTCCTACTG GATCAAGGTCTTGTTTGTACGATCTATTATGTTCAGACACACCACGGTGGGATCGACCTAGTGATGCAGACACTACATCTTGGCTTCTCAGAAAAGAAACATGGAGATCCTTTG GTCCACAAGCCAGGCTGGAGAGAATGTTGGAAGACACTGGGAATCGTGTTTGTGCAGATTGCGGATCCCCGGATCCTAAATGGGT ATCTTTAAGTATTGGAGTTTTCATTTGTATCAAATGCTCTGGTGTTCATAGAAGCCTTGGATCGCATATATCAAAG GTTTTATCAGTGAAGCTAGATGAATGGACGGAAGACCAAGTTGATGGTCTAGTAAATTTGGGAGGCAATATTGTTGTAAACAATAAGTATGAAGCTTTCCTTCCTAATAACCTCAAAAAACCCAGACCAGATTCATCCATTGAAGAACGCTCTGATTTCATCAA GAGAAAATATGAGATGCAGCAATTTTTGGAAGGCGAACAGACGAGCTGCCGCCTTCAGCCGCATCATCGAACTCCATCGTCTACGTTACCACTTCCTCCCGGCTACCCACTTCTTAATGAGAAAAAACACAGTGAGAAACAAAGCAGACATCGAATCGGGAACAGATTTAGAAACAGCTGGGGAAGAAAAGATAGTGATCATCTGAAGATCAGTAAGAAGAGCAACTCATTG GCAGGTATGGTTGAATTTGTTGGGCTGATTAAAGTGAATGTGGTGAAAGGCACCAATCTAGCCGTCCGGGATATGCTCTCTAGCGATCCCTACGTTATTCTTGCCTTGGGTCATCAA TCGGTCAAGACTCGCGTCATAAAGAACAACCTAAACCCTGTCTGGAATGAAAGCTTAATGTTGTCGATTCCAGAAAACATTCCTCCTTTGAGAGTG ATCGTGTACGATAAAGATACATTCACGACCGATGACTTTATGGGGGATGCGGAGATCGACATTCAACCACTAGTCGCAGCAGCAAAAGCCTATGAGAAGTCGAAGATTCAAGAATCGATGCAGCTGGGGAAATGCGTGGCGAACAGGGACAACAACTTCCTAAAAGATGGTATCATAAACTTAGCAGATGGGAAAGTTAAACAGGAAATCTCATTTAGGCTACAAAATGTGGAGAGAGGGACATTAGAGATTGAACTCGAATGCGTTCCGCTTACTCAATAG
- the LOC108452091 gene encoding probable ADP-ribosylation factor GTPase-activating protein AGD11 isoform X2 produces MIRSSIWKLEMSTQYEKSDPTPPTGSRSCLYDLLCSDTPRWDRPSDADTTSWLLRKETWRSFGPQARLERMLEDTGNRVCADCGSPDPKWVSLSIGVFICIKCSGVHRSLGSHISKVLSVKLDEWTEDQVDGLVNLGGNIVVNNKYEAFLPNNLKKPRPDSSIEERSDFIKRKYEMQQFLEGEQTSCRLQPHHRTPSSTLPLPPGYPLLNEKKHSEKQSRHRIGNRFRNSWGRKDSDHLKISKKSNSLAGMVEFVGLIKVNVVKGTNLAVRDMLSSDPYVILALGHQIVYDKDTFTTDDFMGDAEIDIQPLVAAAKAYEKSKIQESMQLGKCVANRDNNFLKDGIINLADGKVKQEISFRLQNVERGTLEIELECVPLTQ; encoded by the exons ATGATTAGGTCTTCAATTTGGAAGCTGGAGATGTCTACCCAGTACGAAAAATCGGATCCCACGCCTCCTACTG GATCAAGGTCTTGTTTGTACGATCTATTATGTTCAGACACACCACGGTGGGATCGACCTAGTGATGCAGACACTACATCTTGGCTTCTCAGAAAAGAAACATGGAGATCCTTTG GTCCACAAGCCAGGCTGGAGAGAATGTTGGAAGACACTGGGAATCGTGTTTGTGCAGATTGCGGATCCCCGGATCCTAAATGGGT ATCTTTAAGTATTGGAGTTTTCATTTGTATCAAATGCTCTGGTGTTCATAGAAGCCTTGGATCGCATATATCAAAG GTTTTATCAGTGAAGCTAGATGAATGGACGGAAGACCAAGTTGATGGTCTAGTAAATTTGGGAGGCAATATTGTTGTAAACAATAAGTATGAAGCTTTCCTTCCTAATAACCTCAAAAAACCCAGACCAGATTCATCCATTGAAGAACGCTCTGATTTCATCAA GAGAAAATATGAGATGCAGCAATTTTTGGAAGGCGAACAGACGAGCTGCCGCCTTCAGCCGCATCATCGAACTCCATCGTCTACGTTACCACTTCCTCCCGGCTACCCACTTCTTAATGAGAAAAAACACAGTGAGAAACAAAGCAGACATCGAATCGGGAACAGATTTAGAAACAGCTGGGGAAGAAAAGATAGTGATCATCTGAAGATCAGTAAGAAGAGCAACTCATTG GCAGGTATGGTTGAATTTGTTGGGCTGATTAAAGTGAATGTGGTGAAAGGCACCAATCTAGCCGTCCGGGATATGCTCTCTAGCGATCCCTACGTTATTCTTGCCTTGGGTCATCAA ATCGTGTACGATAAAGATACATTCACGACCGATGACTTTATGGGGGATGCGGAGATCGACATTCAACCACTAGTCGCAGCAGCAAAAGCCTATGAGAAGTCGAAGATTCAAGAATCGATGCAGCTGGGGAAATGCGTGGCGAACAGGGACAACAACTTCCTAAAAGATGGTATCATAAACTTAGCAGATGGGAAAGTTAAACAGGAAATCTCATTTAGGCTACAAAATGTGGAGAGAGGGACATTAGAGATTGAACTCGAATGCGTTCCGCTTACTCAATAG